The genome window CAACCGGTCCTGAGTTTATCCAGAGTTCCCACTCTGATCGAAGATAAACTCGAAGGAAGGCACGTGGATTTAAGACCGTTCATACTTTACGGAGAGGACATCTATGTGATGCCGGGCGGTTTGACGCGCGTCGCGTTAAGAAAAGGATCTCTTGTCGTGAATTCTTCCCAAGGCGGCGGTTCGAAAGACACTTGGGTGATGGGCGAAGGCTAAAACATAAAAACACACATTAGAACGAAAGAGGTTGCTATGCTGAGCAGAGTGGCTGAGTCCGTGTACTGGATGAATCGGTATATGGAGAGGGCGGAGAATTATTCCCGGTTCATCGACGTAAATTTTCAATTATCCCTGGATTTAAACGAGGACGTAAACCGCCAATGGATGCCTCTCGTTTATACGACCGGAGATAACGAATTGTTTCAGAAAAAATTTTCGGACGCATCGAAAGAGAACGTGATTCACTTTATGACGTTCGATACGGAGAATCCGAATTCGATTCTGAATTGTCTGATCCGCTGCCGGGAAAACGCGCGCACCATCCGCGAGAATATCTCCACTCCGATGTGGGAAGTCATCAACGAATTCTATCTAAACTTCAAAGCAAAACGACATTTCACCGATACGGATCTGAGCGCTCTGAGCGAGTTCTTTAAATCGATCCGAAATCAATGTCTTCTGTTTTACGGATGTCAAGAGGCGACGATTTCTCGGGACGAGGTTTGGTATTTCGCGCAGCTCGGACGTTATCTGGAAAGAGCGGATAAAACCGCGAGAATTCTCGACATGAAATATTTCATCCTTCTTCCTTCGCACGACGTGGGTTCGAATCTGGATTTGATCCAATGGTTGTCCCTTTTGAAATCCACGAGCGCGCACGAGATGTTCAACCGGATCTACCAAAAAATCACTCCGAAGAACATAGCCGAGTTTTTGATTCTCGACAGACAATTTCCGAGGGCGGTTCGTTTTTCTCTTCGTAAAATATTCGAAAGTTTGAAATTGCTCAGCGGAACCGATCCGGACGAATATTCCTGCGAGGCGGAAAAACGAGTGGGGGTTTTGTTGTCGGAACTCAGTTACACATCCGTGGACGAAATTTTCAGTTCGGGAATGCACGAATATCTGGACAAACTTCAGCTTCAGATCAACGGGATTCACGATCGGATCGACGAACGTTATTTTCGATTTTAGAATTCGGATTTCCGAATACGAAACAGCTTTTAGGCGGAAAATTTTTTTATGTCCATTCGAGTCGCTCTCACTCACGAAACCGTTTATCGTTACGATCGAAACGTTTCGCTTTCTCCCCACGTTATTCGTCTTCGTCCGGCTCCTCATTGTAAAACGAATATCGTTTCGTATTCCCTGAAGGTGGAACCGAACAATCAATTTCTCAATTGGCAACAGGACCCTTTCGGAAACTTTCAGGCTCGTTTGGTTTTTCCGGAAAAAACGGATCGTCTGAGCGTTCTCGTAGATCTTGTAGCGGATATGAAGGTCATCAATCCGTTCGACTTTTTCGTGGAATCTTATGCGGAAAATTTTCCGTTTGAATATGAGGAAATTCTAAAATACGAATTGGCTCCCTATGGCGTTCCTTCCGAAAACGGAACCTTATTGAATTCTTATCTTAAGAGCTTGAAGGCGGACGGTTTTACAAAGCCGCAGCGCATCATCGATTTTATCGTGTCTCTCAATCAAAAGCTTTCGAACGACATCGGTTACGTGATTCGTATGGAACCGGGAGTGCAGACCTGCGAGGAATCACTTTCCAAAAGAACGGGATCTTGCAGGGATTCTTCGTATCTGTTAGTTCAGATTTTGCGTCATTTCGGTTTAGCGGCCCGCTTTGTTTCCGGTTATCTCATTCAATTGAAAGCGGATCAAACACCTTTGGAGGGTCCGAAAGGTCCCGAAAAGGATTTTACGGATCTGCACGCATGGGCTGAGGTTTTTCTTCCCGGTGCGGGTTGGGTGGGAATGGATCCGACTTCCGGTCTTTTGACGGGGGAAGGACACATACCGTTAGCCGCAACACCTGAGCCGATGAGCGCGGCGCCTATCTTCGGTTATGCGGACCCGGCCGATACGGAGTTCGAATTCAAAATGGAGGTCGAACGGATTCAGGAAAGTCCGCGCGTTACGCTTCCGTATTCGACCGAGCGTTGGAACGATATTCTGCGAAGGGGAAAAGCGCTCGATCACAAGATCAAGGACTTGGGCCTTTCCGTTTCGATCGGAGGGGAGCCTACCTTCATTGCCGATCTGGATCGTCAGAGTCCGGAGTGGAATCACGAAGCGCTAGGGGAAAACAAGTTCGAACTTTCAAAAAATCTAATATACAAGCTTAAGGACGAGTTTACTTCCGGTTCCTTCCTGCAATTCTCCCAAGGAAAATGGTACCCGGGGGAACCCCTGCCTCGCTGGAGCATCGGTTGTTTTTGGCGAAAGGACGGACAGGATCTTTGGAAAGATTTTTCTTTGTTGGCGGACGGTCCGGATTCTTCCGGTTCGAAACCCAAAGACGAGAATTTCGATCCTCATAAAGCTTCGGAAACATTGGCCTGTGCGATCTGCAGAACTCTGGGAATCGATCTTTCGTATATCGTTCCGATGTACGAGGACAATCTTTATTATCTTTGGAAAGAGGGAAATCTTCCGTTCGAGATGGAGAAAAAACTTTCCACCGCGTTCGATACGCTGGAAAGACAAAGGCTTTTGAAACTTCTGGACAAGGGTTTTCAGAAGGAAGCCGCGTTCGGTATTCCGGTATTTTATAATTATGTAAAGAAGGAATGGGAAAGTTCGGTTTGGCATTTTCGCCGTGAAAAGTTGTTTTTGATTCCGGGGGATTCTCCCGCGGGTCTTCGAATTCCGTTTTCGGCGGTCGCGGACCGTTTTCGGGAAGTTCCGTATTTTACTTCGATCGAAAAGAAGGGCCCGCTTCCTTCTCGCAAATCGTTGGATGAGGCCGTTCAAAAGAGAGTGGATTCTCCCGGAAAAACGTTTTCCGAAAAGGATCTTCCGGTTCAATCCACGATCGTCGTGGAGGTTCGCGACGAGATTCTGCACGTCTTTCTTCCGCCCGTTCCTTCCACGGACGTTTGGGTGGATCTGATCGCGAGTTTAGAACAAGCGGTGCTTGCTTCCGGATTTCAAGTTCGCATCGAAGGTTACGAACCGGCGATGGACGAACGAATCGGACAATTCAAGATCACTCCCGATCCCGGAGTGATCGAAGTGAATCTTCATCCTTCGACTTCTTTTGCGGAGCTCGAAAACAAAACGAGAATTCTT of Leptospira sanjuanensis contains these proteins:
- a CDS encoding alpha-E domain-containing protein yields the protein MLSRVAESVYWMNRYMERAENYSRFIDVNFQLSLDLNEDVNRQWMPLVYTTGDNELFQKKFSDASKENVIHFMTFDTENPNSILNCLIRCRENARTIRENISTPMWEVINEFYLNFKAKRHFTDTDLSALSEFFKSIRNQCLLFYGCQEATISRDEVWYFAQLGRYLERADKTARILDMKYFILLPSHDVGSNLDLIQWLSLLKSTSAHEMFNRIYQKITPKNIAEFLILDRQFPRAVRFSLRKIFESLKLLSGTDPDEYSCEAEKRVGVLLSELSYTSVDEIFSSGMHEYLDKLQLQINGIHDRIDERYFRF
- a CDS encoding transglutaminase family protein; its protein translation is MSIRVALTHETVYRYDRNVSLSPHVIRLRPAPHCKTNIVSYSLKVEPNNQFLNWQQDPFGNFQARLVFPEKTDRLSVLVDLVADMKVINPFDFFVESYAENFPFEYEEILKYELAPYGVPSENGTLLNSYLKSLKADGFTKPQRIIDFIVSLNQKLSNDIGYVIRMEPGVQTCEESLSKRTGSCRDSSYLLVQILRHFGLAARFVSGYLIQLKADQTPLEGPKGPEKDFTDLHAWAEVFLPGAGWVGMDPTSGLLTGEGHIPLAATPEPMSAAPIFGYADPADTEFEFKMEVERIQESPRVTLPYSTERWNDILRRGKALDHKIKDLGLSVSIGGEPTFIADLDRQSPEWNHEALGENKFELSKNLIYKLKDEFTSGSFLQFSQGKWYPGEPLPRWSIGCFWRKDGQDLWKDFSLLADGPDSSGSKPKDENFDPHKASETLACAICRTLGIDLSYIVPMYEDNLYYLWKEGNLPFEMEKKLSTAFDTLERQRLLKLLDKGFQKEAAFGIPVFYNYVKKEWESSVWHFRREKLFLIPGDSPAGLRIPFSAVADRFREVPYFTSIEKKGPLPSRKSLDEAVQKRVDSPGKTFSEKDLPVQSTIVVEVRDEILHVFLPPVPSTDVWVDLIASLEQAVLASGFQVRIEGYEPAMDERIGQFKITPDPGVIEVNLHPSTSFAELENKTRILYEKAIETKLSTEKFQIDGRASGTGGGNHITLGALVADESPFLKRPDLLRSFATYWQHHPSLSYLFSGLFIGTTSQSPRMDEGREDTLYEFEIACRQVDHLESVPPWLVDRLFRNLLVDITGNTHRAEISIDKLYSPAGSTGRLGLVEFRAFEMPPHYKMSVVQQMFVLSLLARFWEEPYRLPPIRRGTELHDKYLLPFYVWEDFKDVLKDLKAHGYPFYEEDFIPFFEFRFPEYGHVQKDRIRLELRMALEPWDVLGEEANSFGTSRAVDSALERIQVKVEGWTSGRYVLSCNGYEVPLRSTGKNGEAVAGVRYKAWSPVFTLHPNLPITNPLVFDLWDSWSGRSIGGCRYYVSHPGGRAYDTFPVNSFEAESRRINRFIDQGHTAGPTEAPKSLQHPHSPYTLDLRLAPGPGWKKKSP